The proteins below are encoded in one region of Aestuariivirga litoralis:
- the rpmG gene encoding 50S ribosomal protein L33: MAKGNVIKIKLASTADTGFFYVAKKNSRTKTEKFSFKKYDPVVRKHVEFKETKIK; this comes from the coding sequence ATGGCCAAAGGCAATGTTATCAAGATCAAGTTGGCGTCCACCGCTGACACTGGCTTCTTTTATGTAGCCAAGAAGAATTCGCGCACCAAGACCGAGAAGTTCTCGTTCAAGAAGTATGACCCCGTGGTGCGCAAGCATGTGGAATTCAAGGAAACCAAGATCAAGTAA
- a CDS encoding DUF983 domain-containing protein yields the protein MAEVVYQLESRPVWRAMGRGFRKRCPRCGEGKLMAGYLTVASQCNACGLDLTPQRADDAPPYFTIFIVGHIVVPLMWAWERYYAPPAALQMAVWLPVIALLSLWLLPRVKGATVGLQWAMKMHDFGESRET from the coding sequence ATGGCGGAAGTAGTCTATCAGCTTGAATCGCGCCCAGTCTGGCGGGCCATGGGGCGCGGCTTTCGCAAGCGCTGCCCGCGCTGTGGCGAAGGCAAACTGATGGCGGGCTATCTCACCGTGGCCAGCCAGTGCAATGCCTGCGGCCTCGATCTCACCCCGCAGCGCGCTGATGACGCGCCGCCCTATTTCACCATCTTTATCGTGGGCCATATCGTGGTGCCGCTGATGTGGGCCTGGGAGCGGTATTATGCGCCGCCTGCCGCCCTGCAAATGGCGGTGTGGCTGCCGGTGATCGCTTTGTTGTCCCTTTGGCTTCTGCCACGTGTCAAGGGTGCCACCGTGGGCCTGCAATGGGCCATGAAGATGCATGATTTTGGAGAAAGCCGGGAAACTTGA
- the dprA gene encoding DNA-processing protein DprA, translated as MKLRALSDQERLSWHRLAQSESIGAATFQKLIERFDTADEAIAALPDLSRRKVSLYDAARAEADFARASQYGAFYLALCEPSYPELLRQSPGPPPLICVKGRIGLLEKPSVAIVGARNASAVGMRFTRTLSSELGGAGFSIVSGLARGIDRAAHDASLSTGTIAVVAGGIDHIYPPENASLHDAIGEQGLLVAEMPLGTAPKAEYFPRRNRVIAGLSLATIVVEAALRSGSLSTARLANEAGRDVFAVPGSPLDPRCEGTNGLIKDGAHMLMRAADVINVLGSAQVLSISASPLMAMSPAPASDDVKRRVLELLSPTPIDLDDLVREAGAAPDQVLAVIMELEIAGQVQRLAGGRIARLS; from the coding sequence ATGAAACTTCGCGCGCTGTCGGATCAGGAGCGTTTGTCCTGGCACCGGCTGGCGCAGAGTGAAAGCATCGGGGCTGCCACTTTCCAGAAATTGATCGAGCGGTTTGATACGGCGGATGAAGCCATCGCTGCACTGCCCGATCTGTCGCGCCGCAAGGTCAGTCTTTACGATGCGGCGCGGGCCGAGGCGGATTTTGCGCGGGCCAGCCAGTACGGGGCGTTTTATCTGGCGCTGTGTGAGCCGTCTTATCCGGAGTTACTGCGTCAATCCCCCGGCCCTCCGCCGCTGATCTGCGTGAAGGGACGCATAGGCCTGCTTGAAAAACCTTCAGTGGCGATTGTGGGTGCGCGCAATGCGTCTGCCGTCGGCATGCGCTTTACGCGCACGCTGAGCAGCGAACTTGGTGGTGCGGGCTTCAGCATTGTCTCTGGACTTGCACGCGGCATTGACCGGGCGGCGCATGATGCCAGCCTTTCCACCGGCACGATTGCAGTGGTGGCCGGCGGCATCGATCATATTTACCCACCGGAAAATGCGAGCCTGCATGATGCCATTGGAGAGCAAGGATTGCTGGTGGCGGAAATGCCACTTGGCACGGCCCCCAAGGCGGAATATTTCCCACGCCGCAACCGGGTGATCGCGGGACTGTCGTTGGCCACGATCGTGGTGGAGGCGGCATTGCGCTCCGGTTCGCTCAGTACTGCAAGGTTGGCCAATGAGGCGGGCCGCGATGTGTTTGCGGTTCCCGGCTCGCCTCTTGATCCACGCTGCGAAGGCACCAATGGGCTGATCAAGGATGGCGCGCATATGCTGATGCGGGCGGCTGATGTAATCAATGTGCTGGGCTCAGCGCAGGTTTTATCTATATCAGCATCGCCGCTGATGGCTATGTCCCCTGCCCCGGCAAGTGATGATGTGAAGCGCCGCGTGCTGGAGCTTTTGTCGCCGACACCGATTGATCTTGATGACCTGGTGCGTGAAGCGGGTGCAGCACCCGACCAGGTTTTGGCCGTCATCATGGAGCTGGAAATCGCCGGGCAGGTGCAGCGTTTGGCGGGTGGACGGATCGCGCGACTAAGCTGA
- a CDS encoding cation-efflux pump, whose product MSETSSGKHQAALLSMVVSAALAGSKLVVALLTGSLGVLSEALHSLIDFGATVMTLLAVRWADEPADDDHHYGHAKIESVAALMESVLLVLTALYIAYEAVLRLMSGAAPHDLPWWAPALFVIAILVDLNRSRALMKVAKAESSEALAADAAHFRSDMYGSTAVLAGLMGIWLGLPWADSAAALVVSGFIAWIAVKLGRDTLATLLDRAPDGVAEKIRAVAEHEAGVLRVNELRLRQAGATTYVSLAAEVPRTLPPASIEGLREELKRKIEAAVGKPDLSVVLNPVALDSETAQQKVSVIAAERGLYIHHLVVQNISGKLAVSFDVEMDGATPLDEAHERATELEDAIRDGLGGDVEVESHVEPKPESQLHGEDAGPAVTAKVEKAIKTIAAAENEMSDVHNVRVRRVDQGLFVHYHCRFAPGMRIVVIHQVQDRVEARLMDKLKNVRRVVAHAEPVGRARHKL is encoded by the coding sequence ATGAGCGAAACTTCATCCGGAAAACACCAGGCGGCCCTGCTCTCCATGGTGGTGAGCGCCGCCTTAGCAGGGAGCAAGCTGGTGGTCGCACTTCTCACCGGCTCGCTCGGCGTGCTGTCGGAAGCGCTGCACAGTTTGATTGATTTCGGCGCCACGGTGATGACGCTGCTGGCGGTGCGTTGGGCCGATGAGCCTGCTGATGATGACCATCATTACGGCCATGCCAAGATTGAGAGCGTGGCGGCGCTGATGGAATCGGTGCTGTTGGTACTGACTGCACTCTACATCGCCTATGAAGCGGTGTTGAGGTTGATGTCCGGCGCTGCGCCGCACGACTTGCCCTGGTGGGCGCCTGCTCTGTTCGTCATCGCCATTCTGGTTGATCTCAACCGGTCGCGGGCTTTGATGAAAGTGGCCAAGGCGGAATCGAGCGAAGCGCTGGCGGCTGATGCGGCGCATTTCCGCTCGGACATGTATGGATCGACGGCCGTGCTGGCGGGTCTGATGGGCATCTGGCTGGGTCTGCCCTGGGCGGATTCTGCCGCTGCGCTGGTGGTATCTGGTTTCATCGCGTGGATCGCGGTGAAACTGGGCCGTGATACATTGGCCACGTTGCTGGACCGCGCGCCGGATGGTGTTGCGGAAAAAATAAGAGCGGTGGCGGAGCATGAGGCGGGCGTGCTGCGGGTGAATGAATTGCGGCTGCGGCAGGCGGGCGCCACCACTTATGTTTCGCTCGCCGCAGAAGTGCCGCGCACCCTGCCGCCCGCCTCCATCGAAGGTTTGCGTGAGGAGCTCAAGCGCAAGATTGAAGCGGCGGTGGGCAAGCCTGATCTGAGCGTGGTGCTCAATCCCGTGGCGCTGGATTCGGAAACCGCCCAGCAGAAGGTCAGCGTCATTGCTGCCGAGCGTGGGCTCTATATCCACCACCTCGTGGTGCAAAACATTTCTGGCAAACTTGCCGTGAGTTTCGATGTGGAGATGGACGGTGCAACGCCGCTGGACGAAGCGCATGAACGTGCCACCGAACTTGAGGACGCGATCCGCGATGGCCTTGGTGGCGATGTGGAAGTGGAAAGCCATGTCGAGCCCAAGCCGGAAAGCCAGCTGCATGGTGAAGATGCGGGGCCAGCGGTGACGGCCAAGGTGGAAAAGGCGATCAAAACCATTGCCGCCGCGGAGAATGAGATGAGCGATGTGCATAATGTGCGGGTGCGGCGGGTGGATCAGGGCCTGTTCGTACATTACCATTGCCGCTTCGCGCCAGGGATGCGGATCGTTGTCATTCATCAGGTCCAGGATCGGGTGGAAGCGCGGCTGATGGACAAGCTGAAAAATGTCAGGCGGGTGGTGGCGCATGCCGAGCCCGTTGGCCGGGCACGTCACAAGCTCTAA
- the plsY gene encoding glycerol-3-phosphate 1-O-acyltransferase PlsY — protein MGGTIITIIIGYLLGSIPFGLLLARSAGLGDVRKIGSGNIGATNVLRTGNKTVAALTLACDVLKGLIPVLIGCYAFTSAAAMLGGLAALAGHIFPVWLGFKGGKGVATALGVLLGWSWPLALIVAAAWLLMFVIFRISSLSALTAAVVGVPVAFMFGMVGNPDELFVFATLWPRVLIVALVVIITHRANIARLLNGTEPRSSFSKAK, from the coding sequence ATGGGCGGCACAATCATCACTATCATTATCGGCTACCTGCTCGGCTCAATTCCGTTTGGCCTCCTATTGGCGAGATCTGCGGGTCTCGGCGATGTGCGCAAGATCGGTTCGGGCAATATCGGTGCGACCAATGTGCTGCGCACCGGCAACAAGACAGTCGCTGCACTCACGTTGGCTTGCGATGTTCTGAAGGGTCTGATCCCAGTCTTGATTGGCTGCTATGCCTTCACCTCCGCCGCCGCGATGCTGGGCGGGTTGGCCGCTTTGGCGGGGCACATCTTCCCTGTCTGGCTGGGCTTCAAGGGTGGCAAAGGCGTTGCGACTGCGCTTGGCGTGCTGCTCGGCTGGTCCTGGCCTTTGGCGCTCATCGTGGCTGCGGCGTGGCTGCTGATGTTTGTGATCTTCCGCATCTCGTCACTCTCGGCGCTGACGGCTGCTGTGGTGGGGGTGCCGGTCGCGTTCATGTTTGGCATGGTGGGCAATCCGGATGAGCTCTTTGTGTTTGCGACGCTCTGGCCTCGGGTTTTGATCGTGGCGCTGGTTGTCATCATCACCCACCGCGCCAATATTGCCCGGCTGCTGAACGGCACGGAGCCGCGCTCGTCATTCTCCAAAGCAAAATGA
- a CDS encoding MFS transporter, whose amino-acid sequence MASVILPDKRNRAGVWTFGILFLLESLTRSFNSGVLSIQAYDILHSTQKISVLGTVVSATVLVTTLLLPFLFRRMRRRWTYTMGCTLMLLGSLALATFTLEGQIAGTMLRNIGASITNVTLQLYILDNIKKTELTTSEPFRLAISTLAWVVGPFAGVWLYQHGGPWAPQIAAIASATVLLSTFWYMRLHDPVTMPSGNLQPFNPLANVMHFVRQPRLRLAWSIAFARSCFWAGFFTYGPLLMIEGGLGKSAGGLIISLSQFFLLFAFFYGPAARKLGVRIVIAACFAAMAMASLLTGFFGTTFPYLAAAMLLLGALAASGIDSIGGIPYLRSVRFHERQRMTAVYRTFLDFSDLLPSIVYAVALKYYDVSIVFIILGGSVSLMSVLVWRYLPKSM is encoded by the coding sequence ATGGCCTCCGTGATTCTGCCCGACAAGCGAAACCGGGCAGGGGTGTGGACCTTTGGCATCCTGTTCCTGCTTGAATCGCTCACCCGGTCGTTTAATTCAGGCGTGCTCTCCATCCAGGCCTACGACATCCTGCATTCCACCCAGAAAATTTCTGTGCTGGGTACCGTCGTTTCCGCCACGGTCCTGGTCACGACTTTACTGCTGCCGTTCCTGTTCCGGCGGATGCGCCGCCGCTGGACCTACACAATGGGCTGCACACTGATGCTGCTGGGCAGCTTGGCGCTGGCAACATTTACGCTCGAAGGCCAAATCGCCGGCACCATGCTGCGCAATATCGGCGCTTCGATCACCAATGTGACGCTGCAGCTTTATATCCTCGACAATATCAAAAAAACCGAACTGACTACCAGTGAACCCTTCCGCCTGGCCATCTCCACCTTGGCCTGGGTGGTGGGGCCCTTCGCCGGTGTCTGGCTTTACCAGCACGGCGGACCATGGGCGCCGCAAATCGCGGCCATCGCTTCGGCAACCGTGCTCTTGTCCACCTTCTGGTATATGCGGCTGCATGACCCGGTGACCATGCCATCCGGCAACCTCCAGCCCTTCAACCCACTCGCCAATGTGATGCACTTCGTCCGCCAGCCGCGCCTGCGTCTGGCCTGGTCCATCGCCTTTGCGCGATCCTGCTTCTGGGCCGGTTTCTTTACCTATGGCCCGCTGCTGATGATCGAAGGCGGACTTGGAAAATCGGCCGGCGGCCTGATCATTTCTTTGAGCCAATTCTTCCTGCTCTTTGCGTTTTTCTATGGGCCGGCCGCCAGGAAGCTCGGCGTGCGCATTGTCATCGCAGCGTGCTTTGCTGCGATGGCTATGGCAAGTCTTCTTACGGGCTTCTTCGGCACCACCTTTCCCTATCTGGCGGCGGCGATGCTGTTGCTGGGGGCACTCGCGGCATCAGGCATCGATTCCATCGGCGGCATTCCCTATCTGCGTTCAGTGCGCTTTCACGAGCGCCAGCGCATGACGGCGGTGTATCGTACTTTCCTCGACTTCTCCGACCTGCTGCCCTCGATCGTCTATGCCGTCGCGCTGAAATATTATGATGTATCCATTGTCTTCATCATTTTGGGTGGATCAGTGAGCTTGATGAGCGTTTTGGTGTGGCGCTATCTGCCAAAATCCATGTAA
- a CDS encoding glutathione S-transferase family protein, producing the protein MATPLLIIGNKNYSSWSLRPYMALAGAGIAFDEKMIRFGEPQFSKTVKRISKAGLVPILKHNGLVIWETLAIMEYIAETWPEKNLWPKNKAARALARSMCSEMHAGFRHIRNACPMNLRRPPKQVPMTDGIRADVARLESLWADARKAYGKGGPFLFGKFSNADAMFAPVVTRLDTYAIPVSKQSRAYMDAILQSPAFRSWLTEALKEKWIVPEDEVD; encoded by the coding sequence ATGGCAACACCACTGCTCATCATCGGCAACAAGAATTACTCATCCTGGTCGCTCAGGCCTTATATGGCGCTGGCCGGTGCCGGTATTGCTTTCGATGAAAAAATGATCCGCTTCGGCGAGCCGCAATTCAGCAAAACAGTGAAGCGCATTTCCAAAGCGGGCCTGGTGCCCATCCTGAAACACAATGGTCTGGTGATCTGGGAAACCCTTGCCATCATGGAGTATATCGCTGAAACTTGGCCGGAGAAAAACCTGTGGCCCAAGAACAAAGCCGCGCGCGCATTGGCACGTTCCATGTGTTCTGAAATGCATGCGGGCTTCCGCCATATCCGAAACGCTTGCCCGATGAACCTGCGCCGCCCGCCCAAGCAGGTGCCAATGACGGATGGCATCAGGGCCGATGTGGCGCGCCTTGAAAGCCTGTGGGCTGATGCACGCAAAGCCTACGGCAAGGGCGGACCATTCCTGTTCGGCAAATTCTCCAACGCAGATGCGATGTTCGCACCCGTCGTCACGCGCCTCGATACCTACGCAATCCCCGTCTCGAAGCAGAGCCGCGCCTATATGGATGCTATATTGCAAAGCCCCGCCTTTCGGAGTTGGCTCACGGAAGCGCTGAAGGAAAAGTGGATCGTCCCGGAAGACGAAGTGGATTGA
- the topA gene encoding type I DNA topoisomerase, with protein sequence MTVVVVESPAKAKTINKYLGKDFTVLASFGHVRDLPAKDGSVKPDEDFAMDWEVDSKSAKRLADIAAALKGSDRLVLATDPDREGEAISWHVMEVLKKKGALKGKTVQRVAFNAITKSAILDAMAHPRDVDGPLVDAYLARRALDYLVGFTLSPVLWRKLPGSRSAGRVQSVALRLISDRELEIEAFKAQEYWTIDGKFVTAQGAEFEAGLAHVDGKRLEKLAIADAASAEAIAATLKGQPFKVDSLESKPAKRNPFPPFRTSTLQQEASRKLGYSSARTMQIAQRLYEGVDIGGETVGLITYMRTDGVDMASEAIAASRNAILKHFGEPYVPPVPRKYTSKAKNAQEAHEAIRPTDPSRHPDQVRGTLEPEQFALYDLIWKRTIASQMESAEMERTTADIAATGRDGKVYSFRANGSVVKFDGFLRAYTEDLDDDEDEDARRLPPMARGDSTGVRGIDPAQHFTEPPPRYSEASLIKKLEELGIGRPSTYVSILKTLGDRGYMRIEKKRLIPEDKGRVVTAFLESFFKRYVEYDFTADLEEQLDKISNGDIEYKQVLRDFWKDFTAALGEVKDLRITQVIDSLNDLLAPHIFPDKGDGTDPRKCPNCETGQLSMKLGRFGSFVGCTNYPDCNYTRPLSIGGGDGGDAVPADGIVLGQDPETGQNVTRRVGRFGPYLQLGEAVDGEKPTRASIPKNVSPATIELDQALKLLSLPREVGIHPETKTPITANFGRFGPYIVHDGVYANLKDPEEVFTIGLNRAVDLLAEKRLKGPSKRTRPGALKNLGAHPDGTGNVEVFNGQYGAYVKHGKTNATIPKDKTAETITLDEAVSLIAEREMATGKKPAKKAAKKVAKKTAPKKAAKKAPAKKAAAKKPAKAKVAEEA encoded by the coding sequence ATGACCGTTGTCGTCGTAGAATCGCCCGCCAAGGCCAAAACCATCAACAAATATCTCGGCAAGGATTTCACCGTCCTGGCTTCGTTTGGCCATGTCCGCGACTTGCCGGCCAAGGACGGGTCGGTAAAGCCCGACGAAGACTTTGCGATGGATTGGGAGGTGGATTCCAAATCCGCCAAGCGGCTGGCTGACATTGCCGCGGCCCTCAAGGGCTCGGACCGCCTCGTTCTCGCCACCGACCCTGATCGCGAAGGCGAAGCCATTTCCTGGCACGTGATGGAAGTGCTGAAGAAGAAGGGCGCGCTCAAAGGCAAGACCGTGCAGCGCGTCGCCTTTAACGCCATCACCAAATCCGCCATTCTGGACGCAATGGCGCATCCGCGTGATGTGGATGGGCCACTGGTTGATGCCTATCTGGCGCGCCGCGCTTTGGACTATCTCGTCGGCTTTACGCTCTCGCCCGTGTTGTGGCGCAAGCTTCCGGGCTCGCGCTCGGCGGGCCGCGTGCAATCGGTTGCGTTGCGGCTGATCAGCGACCGTGAATTGGAAATCGAAGCCTTCAAGGCTCAGGAATACTGGACCATCGATGGCAAGTTCGTCACCGCACAGGGTGCCGAGTTTGAAGCAGGCCTCGCCCATGTGGATGGCAAGCGCCTTGAAAAGCTGGCAATTGCGGATGCCGCATCGGCTGAGGCTATTGCCGCAACTTTGAAAGGCCAGCCTTTCAAAGTGGACAGCCTTGAAAGCAAGCCGGCCAAGCGTAACCCGTTCCCGCCCTTCCGCACCTCTACGCTGCAGCAGGAAGCTTCGCGGAAGCTTGGTTATTCTTCGGCGCGCACCATGCAGATCGCCCAGCGCCTTTATGAGGGCGTGGACATCGGCGGTGAAACGGTGGGACTGATCACCTATATGCGTACCGACGGCGTGGATATGGCTTCAGAAGCCATTGCCGCCTCGCGCAACGCCATCCTGAAACATTTCGGCGAGCCCTATGTGCCGCCGGTTCCGCGCAAATATACCTCCAAGGCCAAGAATGCACAGGAAGCGCATGAAGCGATCCGCCCGACCGATCCATCGCGCCACCCGGACCAGGTGCGCGGCACGCTGGAACCTGAGCAGTTCGCGCTTTATGATTTGATCTGGAAGCGCACGATTGCCAGCCAGATGGAAAGCGCTGAGATGGAGCGCACCACCGCCGACATCGCCGCGACGGGCCGTGACGGCAAGGTCTATTCCTTCCGTGCCAATGGCTCGGTGGTGAAGTTTGACGGCTTCCTGCGCGCCTATACTGAAGACCTTGATGACGACGAGGACGAAGATGCACGCCGCCTGCCGCCGATGGCGCGCGGTGATTCAACCGGCGTGCGCGGTATTGATCCGGCCCAGCATTTCACCGAGCCGCCGCCGCGCTATTCGGAAGCCTCGCTGATCAAGAAGCTGGAAGAATTGGGCATTGGCCGCCCCTCGACTTATGTCTCGATCCTCAAGACGCTGGGCGACCGTGGCTATATGCGCATCGAAAAGAAGCGCCTGATCCCTGAAGATAAAGGCCGCGTGGTTACGGCGTTCCTTGAAAGCTTCTTCAAGCGCTATGTGGAATATGATTTCACTGCCGATCTTGAAGAACAGCTCGACAAGATTTCCAATGGCGACATTGAATACAAGCAAGTGCTGCGCGATTTCTGGAAGGATTTCACGGCGGCGCTTGGCGAAGTGAAAGACCTGCGCATCACTCAGGTGATCGACTCGCTGAATGACTTGCTGGCGCCGCATATTTTCCCGGACAAGGGCGATGGCACTGATCCGCGCAAATGCCCGAATTGCGAAACCGGCCAGCTTTCGATGAAGCTGGGGCGCTTCGGCTCATTCGTCGGCTGCACCAATTATCCGGATTGCAATTACACGCGCCCGCTCTCTATTGGCGGCGGCGATGGTGGCGACGCGGTGCCGGCTGACGGCATCGTGTTGGGCCAAGACCCGGAGACCGGGCAGAACGTCACGCGCCGTGTGGGCCGCTTTGGCCCCTATCTGCAACTTGGTGAAGCGGTGGACGGTGAGAAGCCGACGCGCGCTTCGATTCCGAAGAATGTAAGCCCGGCCACGATAGAGCTTGATCAGGCGCTAAAGCTGCTTTCACTGCCGCGCGAAGTGGGCATTCATCCGGAAACGAAAACGCCGATCACCGCCAATTTCGGCCGCTTTGGGCCCTATATTGTGCATGATGGTGTGTATGCCAATCTGAAAGACCCGGAAGAAGTCTTCACCATCGGCCTCAACCGTGCAGTGGACTTGCTGGCGGAGAAGCGCCTCAAAGGGCCGTCGAAACGCACACGTCCGGGGGCATTGAAGAATCTCGGCGCGCATCCTGATGGCACCGGAAATGTTGAAGTCTTCAACGGCCAGTATGGCGCCTATGTGAAGCATGGCAAGACAAATGCCACCATTCCGAAGGACAAGACGGCGGAGACGATCACGCTGGATGAAGCCGTGTCGCTCATCGCTGAGCGCGAAATGGCAACGGGCAAGAAGCCGGCGAAGAAAGCTGCCAAAAAGGTTGCGAAGAAAACCGCACCGAAAAAGGCTGCCAAGAAAGCTCCGGCAAAAAAAGCTGCTGCAAAAAAACCGGCCAAGGCCAAAGTTGCCGAAGAAGCCTAA
- the rnr gene encoding ribonuclease R, whose product MPSAEDVLQFIATSPGIVGKREIAKAFSIKGADKLALKKLLKDMEEAGQLSGNRKRIHAKGKLPPIGVVEIAGEDKDGDQFGFHVGDDGNVGTAKILVVAGEGRAPKKGDRAVAKFEALPGHHDYQHQARVVRVLSAAQAKLLAVFRLIKGKGARLIPVDKKAKHEYQVLPGDDGGAENGELVRFEVTRERGFGLPAARVRERLGDVRDPRNISLIAINQHGIPNRLPERVLAEAEALKPFSQEGRQDITATPLITIDPADARDHDDAVFAEPDDAADNQGGFKVLVAIADVAAYVRPATGLDREARIRGNSVYFPDLVVPMLPERISNDLCSLVEKQLRPALACFMRFDKSGTKISHRFARVTMRSAAKLAYEEAQAAIDGKQNPKTDGLLEPVLKPLWAAYRALKKAQDKRGPLALDLPERKIILNEQGSVARVVVPPRLDAHKLIEEFMIQANVAAAEELEKRKSPLLYRIHEEPSQEKLKSLSTFLKTVNREFALGQVVKPSHFNRLLESVKGEDFERLVHDVVLRTQSQAAYSPQNAGHFGLNLHRYAHFTSPIRRYADLIVHRALISALGFGSDGLSQEDISQLDETAEMIGVAERRAMLAERETNDRLIASFLEPQMGAVFKGRISGVVGAGLFIVLDDTGADGFVPVSSLGRDYFIYDEVRHSLTGERSGEMFQLGDRVSVKLLEVAPVKGGLRFEMVSEGRVGKVAPRGKKTKKWRK is encoded by the coding sequence GTGCCCAGCGCTGAGGATGTGCTGCAATTCATCGCGACCTCGCCCGGCATTGTGGGCAAGCGCGAGATTGCCAAGGCGTTCTCGATCAAGGGCGCTGACAAGCTGGCGCTGAAAAAGCTGCTGAAGGATATGGAGGAAGCTGGCCAGCTTTCGGGCAACCGCAAGCGCATCCATGCCAAGGGCAAGTTGCCGCCGATCGGCGTTGTCGAAATAGCGGGCGAAGATAAAGACGGCGATCAGTTCGGCTTTCATGTCGGTGACGATGGCAACGTTGGCACGGCCAAGATTCTCGTGGTGGCTGGTGAAGGCCGGGCACCGAAGAAGGGCGACCGTGCGGTGGCCAAGTTCGAGGCCCTGCCCGGCCATCATGACTACCAGCATCAGGCGCGCGTCGTGCGGGTGCTGTCTGCCGCGCAGGCCAAGCTGCTGGCTGTTTTCCGCCTGATCAAAGGCAAGGGTGCGCGGCTGATACCCGTCGATAAGAAGGCCAAGCATGAATACCAGGTTCTGCCGGGTGATGATGGCGGCGCCGAGAATGGCGAGCTGGTGCGCTTTGAAGTGACGCGCGAACGTGGCTTCGGACTTCCTGCCGCGCGGGTGCGCGAGCGGCTGGGCGATGTGCGCGACCCGCGCAACATCTCGCTCATCGCCATCAATCAGCACGGAATTCCGAACCGCCTGCCGGAGCGCGTGCTGGCCGAGGCGGAAGCGCTGAAGCCTTTCTCGCAAGAAGGGCGGCAGGACATTACGGCCACACCGCTGATTACCATTGATCCTGCTGATGCGCGCGATCATGACGATGCAGTTTTTGCGGAGCCCGATGACGCGGCTGACAATCAGGGTGGTTTCAAGGTTCTCGTCGCGATCGCTGACGTGGCGGCCTATGTGCGCCCGGCAACCGGGTTGGACCGAGAAGCACGCATCAGGGGCAATTCAGTTTATTTTCCTGATCTCGTCGTGCCCATGTTGCCGGAGCGGATTTCCAACGATCTCTGCTCGCTGGTGGAAAAGCAGCTGCGCCCGGCGCTCGCCTGTTTCATGCGCTTTGACAAAAGCGGCACCAAGATTTCGCATCGTTTCGCGCGCGTGACCATGCGTTCTGCCGCCAAGCTCGCCTACGAAGAAGCGCAAGCCGCTATTGACGGCAAACAGAACCCCAAGACAGACGGTTTGCTGGAGCCTGTATTGAAGCCGCTCTGGGCTGCGTATCGTGCCCTCAAGAAAGCGCAGGACAAGCGTGGGCCGCTGGCGCTGGATCTGCCGGAGCGCAAGATCATCCTCAATGAGCAAGGCAGCGTTGCGCGCGTGGTTGTGCCGCCGCGGCTTGATGCGCATAAGCTGATTGAGGAATTCATGATTCAGGCCAATGTGGCCGCCGCTGAAGAGCTGGAGAAGCGCAAGTCGCCTTTGCTCTACCGCATTCATGAAGAACCATCGCAAGAGAAGCTGAAATCGCTTTCCACCTTCCTGAAAACAGTGAACCGTGAATTCGCATTGGGTCAGGTGGTGAAGCCCTCACATTTTAACCGGCTGCTGGAATCGGTGAAGGGTGAGGATTTCGAACGGCTGGTGCATGACGTGGTGCTGCGCACGCAATCGCAAGCCGCTTACAGCCCGCAAAATGCCGGGCATTTCGGGTTGAACCTGCATCGCTATGCGCATTTCACTTCACCGATCCGGCGCTATGCTGATTTGATCGTGCACCGCGCGCTGATTTCGGCCTTGGGCTTCGGCTCGGACGGTCTATCTCAGGAAGATATTTCGCAGCTGGATGAAACCGCCGAAATGATTGGCGTTGCGGAGCGGCGCGCGATGCTGGCCGAGCGTGAGACAAATGACCGGCTGATCGCTTCCTTCCTTGAGCCGCAGATGGGTGCGGTATTCAAGGGGCGCATTTCTGGCGTGGTGGGTGCCGGATTATTTATCGTGCTGGATGACACTGGGGCTGACGGCTTTGTTCCCGTCTCCAGCCTGGGCCGCGACTATTTCATCTATGATGAAGTGCGCCACAGCCTGACAGGAGAGCGCAGCGGCGAAATGTTCCAGCTGGGCGACCGCGTTTCTGTTAAACTGCTCGAAGTGGCCCCGGTCAAAGGCGGGCTTCGTTTCGAGATGGTTTCAGAGGGACGCGTGGGCAAAGTTGCTCCACGCGGCAAAAAGACAAAGAAATGGCGGAAGTAG